The sequence CAGCCGCTGGAACAGCGAGCGGCAGAACCACGGCCTGGAGCACGCCCTGGATCACCAGCTGATCGAGGCGGCCCAGCCGGCCCTGGAAAAGGGCCAGCCGGTGGTGATCGAGTCGCCGGTGCGCAACGTGAACCGCACGGTCGGGGCCATGCTGTCAGGCGAAGTGGCTCGCCGTTACGGCCATGTCGGCCTCGCCGACGGGACCATCGCGGTGCGCCTCAAGGGCGTGGCCGGCCAGAGCTTCGGCGCCTTCCTGGCCCATGGCGTCTCTTTGGAGCTCACCGGCGACGCCAACGACTATGTGGGCAAGGGCCTTTCGGGTGGCCGGGTGGTTGTGCGCCAGCCTGAGAGCGTCCAACGCGACCCGACCGCGAACATCATCGTCGGCAATACGGTGCTGTATGGCGCGATCGCGGGCGAGGCCTATTTCGAGGGCGTTGCAGGCGAGCGCTTCGCCGTGCGCAACTCCGGCGCCGTGGCGGTGGTCGAGGGCGTGGGCGACCACGGCTGCGAGTACATGACCGGGGGCGTGGTGGCGGTGCTGGGCGAGACCGGACGCAATTTCGCGGCCGGCATGTCGGGCGGCGTGGCCTATGTCTATGACCCGCATGGTCGCTTCGGCACCCTGTGCAACCTGGCCATGGTCGAACTCGAGCGGCTGGGCCCCACGGCGGCCAACGAGGCCGACGAAGGCGGGCGTCCGCGCCAGCGGGCCCTGGGCGCGCACGACAGCGGCATGGGCGACATGCTGCGCCACGACGGCGAGCGCCTGCGCATCCTGATCGAGCGGCACCTGCTGCACACCGGCAGCAAACGGGCGCGCGAGATTTTGGACAGCTGGGACACCTCGCTCGGCCTGTTCGTCAAGGTGATGCCGAAAGACTACCGGCGCGCCCTGATCGAGCTGGAGGCCGAACGCCTCAGGGCCAAGACCGTCGCCGCCGAGTAGCCTCGGCTGATGCTAAGCTGGGCCCCGCCTGGGACAGGCGGGGCCACCCCAGCAGACCTTCGATTGTCGGAGTTGAACCATGGGCAAGCCCACCGGCTTCCTGGAGATCGAGCGCCAAGACCGCGGCTATCAGAAGCCCGCAGAGCGCCTGAAGAACTGGAAGGAATTCGTCAAGCCGATGGCGCCGGCGGCCGTCAGCCAGCAGGCCGCGCGCTGCATGGATTGCGGCATTCCCTTCTGTCACAACGGCTGTCCGGTGAACAACCAGATCCCGGACTGGAACAACCTGGTCTATCGCGACCAGTGGCAGGTGGCGCTGGAAAACCTGCACACCACCAACAACTTCCCGGAGTTCACGGGCCGCATCTGCCCGGCGCCCTGCGAGGCGTCCTGCACTCTCAACATCGACGAGAATCCGGTCACCATCAAATCCATCGAGTGCGAGATCGTCGACCGCGGCTGGCGGGAAGGCTGGATCGCGCCGCTGGTTCCTGGCGCGAAGACCGGAAAGCGGGTCGCGGTGGTGGGCTCGGGGCCGGCGGGCCTGGCCTGCAGCCAGCAGCTGGCCCGCGCCGGCCACGAGGTGGTGCTGTTCGAGAAGAACGACCGCATCGGCGGGCTGCTGCGCTACGGCATCCCCGACTTCAAGATGGAGAAGCACCTGATCGATCGCCGCATCGAGCAGATGCAGGCCGAGGGGGTGGAGTTCCGCCCCGGGGTCGAGGTCGGCGTGGCGGTAAAGATCGACGAGTTGATGCGGGCCTTCGACGCGGTGGTTCTGTCAGGCGGGGCCGAGCAGCCGCGCGACCTGGACCTGCCGGAGCATGAGTTCGCGGGCATTCATTTCGCCATGGATTTCCTGACCCAGCAGAACAAGCGCGTGGCTGGGGACGACGAATGGAAGGCCGCGCCGGCCGGGGCGATCTCGGCCAAGGGCAAGCATGTGGTGGTGATCGGTGGCGGCGACACCGGCTCTGACTGCATCGGCACCTCGAACCGCCAGGGCGCCGCCTCGGTGACCCAGCTCGAGATTCTGCCCCA is a genomic window of Phenylobacterium montanum containing:
- a CDS encoding glutamate synthase subunit beta, with protein sequence MGKPTGFLEIERQDRGYQKPAERLKNWKEFVKPMAPAAVSQQAARCMDCGIPFCHNGCPVNNQIPDWNNLVYRDQWQVALENLHTTNNFPEFTGRICPAPCEASCTLNIDENPVTIKSIECEIVDRGWREGWIAPLVPGAKTGKRVAVVGSGPAGLACSQQLARAGHEVVLFEKNDRIGGLLRYGIPDFKMEKHLIDRRIEQMQAEGVEFRPGVEVGVAVKIDELMRAFDAVVLSGGAEQPRDLDLPEHEFAGIHFAMDFLTQQNKRVAGDDEWKAAPAGAISAKGKHVVVIGGGDTGSDCIGTSNRQGAASVTQLEILPQPPEKENKALTWPDWPLKLRTSSSQEEGCDRDFAVLAKRALGSEGRINALECVRVEWTKAADGRMAMAEVPGSEFELKADLVLLAMGFLGPRPEPLLAQAAVDLDPRGNVRANVNDYRSSVPRIFSCGDMRRGQSLVVWAIREGRQCARSVDEFLMGTSDLPR